Proteins from one Podospora pseudoanserina strain CBS 124.78 chromosome 1, whole genome shotgun sequence genomic window:
- a CDS encoding hypothetical protein (EggNog:ENOG503P78N; COG:S) yields MDIVLIPEGQLPACVKDCGVLYDVNGGCVPPGAPPADNSVYNSCFCNDPKLAAWKTGTTGVCPDACASDPSAYSRIQQWFSGFCSNVQPTTAGQQTTSTSTVRPAQNSTGGTWIETHYQWVIFLVIMVVAIVGIWVGACIWRKRYLRKKDRQYALGANLAHATESGRVVPNESNSGSIHRPSAGMFEPAPLSAARVYEEKPKEKKRWIVKERT; encoded by the exons ATGG ACATCGTTCTTATTCCCGAGGGGCAGCTGCCTGCTTGTGTGAAGGATTGTGGTGTTCTATACGATGTCAACGGAGGCTGCGTACCACCAGGTGCGCCCCCAGCCGACAACAGCGTCTACAATAGCTGCTTCTGCAACGACCCTAAGTTGGCGGCCTGGAAGACGGGCACTACAGGAGTATGCCCCGATGCGTGTGCATCTGACCCGTCTGCCTACTCGAGAATCCAACAGTGGTTTTCGGGCTTTTGCTCCAATGTACAACCCACCACTGCCGGGCAACAAACGACGTCCACATCGACAGTGCGGCCCGCGCAGAACTCTACTGGCGGCACCTG GATCGAGACACATTACCAATGGGTAATTTTCTTGGTgatcatggtggtggcgataGTCGGTATCTGGGTTGGCGCCTGCATCTGGAGGAAACGATACCTGCGTAAGAAGGACCGCCAGTACGCCTTGGGTGCCAACCTCGCGCATGCCACCGAGTCAGGGAGAGTCGTGCCAAACGAAAGCAACTCTGGGTCAATTCATCGTCCATCAGCCGGCATGTTCGAACCAGCGCCCCTCAGCGCTGCCCGGGTTTACGAGGAGAAGccgaaagagaagaagaggtggatTGTCAAGGAGAGGACGTGA
- a CDS encoding hypothetical protein (COG:S; EggNog:ENOG503P2WU), with protein sequence MLRRSHKKSRAGCLECKRRHVKCDEQRPKCIICTLSGRDCSYASPVTDGAPVSFAGDRVAVSPPGSLSGSPMSNVAVGTIGDAAPVPGVPLPELGHPSSHLCHDVNSAHMELMIRFKFSDHAPELNEELHDFASKLLFRCALQAPYLMHQMLAVCARRLVALFPDRSDFFSEHAMHLQTRAISIYNETAAKAQIDQNNCSALLLYCSLLSRHLLADLLAKRDTNLDGFLDRYLQFLSISGGLKGVSISAWELLLESDIKHLVLWAISISQSLPLGSHCDYLRHLISESLSLDAQSKEACLKAAAYLQVGFDRILGNDVRNERYLMIFMWQVPSYLEP encoded by the exons ATGCTTCGAAGAAGTCATAAGAAGTCACGGGCGGGATGCCTCGAGTGCAAACGACGTCATGTCAAg TGTGACGAGCAACGCCCCAAATGCATCATCTGTACGCTCTCCGGCCGAGACTGTAGCTATGCCTCACCAGTGACCGACGGGGCACCCGTATCATTCGCTGGTGATCGAGTCGCGGTATCACCACCAGGATCACTGTCAGGCTCGCCGATGTCAAATGTCGCCGTGGGCACAATTGGCGATGCAGCACCTGTTCCTGGTGTCCCCCTACCCGAGCTGGGCCATCCAAGCTCTCATCTCTGTCACGATGTCAACAGTGCTCATATGGAGCTCATGATCCGGTTCAAATTCTCTGATCACGCACCAGAACTCAACGAGGAGCTACACGACTTTGCCTCGAAACTCTTATTCAGATGCGCTCTTCAAGCTCCGTACTTGATGCACCAGATGCTGGCAGTGTGCGCGCGAAGGTTGGTTGCGCTTTTCCCCGACAGGTCCGACTTCTTCTCAGAGCACGCGATGCATCTTCAAACAAGGGCCATCTCGATTTACAACGAGACGGCAGCCAAGGCTCAGATTGACCAGAACAACTGCTCCGCCCTTCTCCTCTACTGTTCTTTGCTCAGCCGGCATTTACTCGCCGATCTGCTCGCTAAGCGCGATACGAATCTGGATGGGTTTCTTGACCGCTATCTTCAGTTTCTTTCAATCTCTGGTGGTTTGAAAGGCGTGTCGATCAGTGCATGGGAGCTTCTACTCGAATCTGATATCAAACACCTTGTTCTTTGGGCGATTAGCATTTCCCAGTCATTGCCACTGGGGAGTCATTGCGACTATCTTCGACATCTCATTTCTGAGTCACTCAGTCTCGACGCTCAGTCGAAAGAGGCCTGTCTCAAAGCTGCGGCTTATCTGCAAGTTGGGTTTGACAGGATTCTGGGCAATGACGTGCGCAATGAACGCTATCTAATGATCTTCATGTGGCAAGTACCTTCCTATCTTGAACCATAA
- a CDS encoding hypothetical protein (EggNog:ENOG503P3ID), translating to MSSWVFRPPVAPSTGVMPISALLSPQPDADKENHGPAASKSLKRKSLDDHAIAPAGSGMSLDDIDLEGVPIDMNCDQVRRKINNILDSAAMTKTAFAREIGVSVKSLSGFLGVHGPFNGSGFAAYENAWEWFKKREMLGIPLLVGKKQKTSATTAAFAAPAVPVAPAPATASKAKPSAASSVPDISGIHLEGEETDSVPVYDSCDEIRRKINLHLKKDGVTQASFLRDIYAQLRGPSKPGKCFQSVQLQRFRGMKGSNCGVKSALYYGAYVFFEKIRIKEGRPKTKHRLEMEGLWGAAGADREHDGNTRVWVLGVASKGGGGRGRGGGGYAYF from the exons ATGTCATCATGG GTGTTCCGTCCTCCCGTGGCACCATCCACAGGCGTCATGCCTATCTCAGCTCTCCTCTCGCCTCAGCCAGACGCTGATAAAGAGAACCATGGCCCCGCTGCAAGCAAAAGCCTAAAGCGCAAGTCCCTCGATGACCATGCCATTGCCCCAGCAGGATCAGGCATGTCCCTCGACGACATCGACCTCGAAGGCGTACCAATCGACATGAACTGCGACCAGGTCCGTCGCAAAATCAATAATATTCTCGATTCCGCCGCCATGACCAAAACCGCCTTCGCCCGTGAGATTGGCGTCAGCGTCAAATCGCTTTCAGGCTTCTTGGGTGTCCACGGTCCCTTCAACGGCTCAGGCTTCGCCGCCTATGAAAACGCCTGGGAGTGGttcaagaagagggagatgctCGGTATCCCTCTGCTAGTAgggaagaaacaaaagactTCCGCCACCACTGCTGCCtttgctgctcctgctgtcCCTGTGGCCCCAGCCCCCGCAACCGCATCCAAAGCCAAACCCTCCGCTGCCTCTTCGGTTCCTGATATCAGCGGAATTCACCTGGAAGGTGAGGAAACTGACTCCGTCCCCGTCTATGACTCTTGCGACGAAATCCGCCGTAAGATCAACCTACATCTCAAGAAAGACGGCGTCACTCAGGCGTCTTTCCTCCGGGACATCTACGCCCAGCTTCGCGGCCCCAGCAAGCCAGGAAAATGCTTCCAGAGCGTGCAGCTCCAGCGATTTagggggatgaaggggagTAACTGTGGGGTGAAATCAGCGTTGTATTACGGGGCTTATGTCTTTTTTGAAAAGATCCGGATCAAGGAGGGGAGGCCGAAGACGAAGCATAGGTTGGAAATGGAGGGGCTTTGGGGGGCAGCAGGGGCGGATAGGGAGCATGATGGGAACACTAGGGTTTGGGTCTTGGGTGTGGCGAGcaaaggaggtggtgggagggggaggggaggtggggggtatGCTTACTTTTGA
- a CDS encoding hypothetical protein (EggNog:ENOG503P4YF): MAEIIGLVSDGIVIAQATGKVGSLALSLFRLWREVKDVPETIKALVEQLKYFALSIDAIEVELQAYAMIFNPNLVEPLLVVGLDLFTISFEGQSPLCWLDVIPYTYLNPEDQLVFHTALLSYGAHDNFSGDAHLVGNAGQ, translated from the exons ATGGCCGAGATCATCGGACTCGTTTCAGATGGTATCGTAATAGCGCAGGCCACTGGTAAAGTGGGCAGTCTGGCCCTGTCACTGTTTCGACTCTGGAGAGAGGTCAAGGATGTACCAGAAACAATCAAAGCTTTGGTCGAGCAGCTCAAGTATTTCGCCCTGTCGATCGATGCAATCGAAGTGGAGCTACAGGCA TATGCCATGATCTTCAACCCAAATCTGGTCGAACCTCTCCTCGTTGTGGGTCTTGACCTGTTCACTATCAGCTTTGAAGGCCAGTCGCCCCTTTGCTGGTTGGATGTGATACCGTACACCTACCTGAATCCAGAGGATCAGCTTGTATTTCATACGGCCCTGCTCTCCTACGGCGCACATGACAACTTCAGCGGGGACGCTCACCTCGTCGGCAATGCTGGACAGTGA
- a CDS encoding hypothetical protein (EggNog:ENOG503P4YF), producing the protein MVRCVFRKVAGITTLEDLDARHPAHGLTALLLAPALCRCPDFSKLLEYQRAWKMAVHSALRAWLEDLHIAGIDLEEYGKATKAVFVNTGILQSRVWPVEPMCLPVQPEFEYVWKDIIYGPYPGDWLLVFEWDIAWEDFLRDFWEWIENPPMKIPRSWIV; encoded by the coding sequence ATGGTCCGATGTGTATTTCGTAAGGTTGCCGGTATCACCACGCTCGAGGATCTTGATGCCCGCCATCCTGCCCACGGTCTGACCGCGCTACTCCTAGCACCTGCGTTATGTCGGTGTCCCGACTTCAGCAAACTTCTGGAGTATCAGAGGGCCTGGAAAATGGCGGTCCACTCGGCTCTCCGTGCCTGGCTCGAAGATTTGCATATTGCGGGGATAGATCTGGAGGAGTATGGTAAGGCTACAAAAGCAGTGTTTGTCAACACTGGTATCTTGCAGTCTAGGGTGTGGCCGGTGGAACCGATGTGTTTACCAGTACAGCCGGAGTTCGAATATGTGTGGAAGGATATCATCTATGGGCCATACCCTGGGGATTGGTTGCTTGTATTCGAGTGGGATATCGCTTGGGAGGACTTTTTAAGGGATTTCTGGGAATGGATTGAGAACCCTCCCATGAAAATTCCTCGCTCTTGGATAGTTTAG
- a CDS encoding hypothetical protein (COG:O; EggNog:ENOG503NUV2) yields MKFSALSLGLLALLTPLSAAWTKEDREIFRVRDELLAHEGPEVTFYDFLGVKKGASHEDINKAYKKKSRELHPDKVRQQLQAQRIKANKENAKKSGGKPGVQVTKQPTSHELKVAIKRASERQARLSIVADVLRGPGRDRYDYFLTNGFPTWKGTEYYYNRYRPGLGTAIFGVFLVAGGGAHYLALYMSWKRQREFVERYITFARRAAWGDNLGLNIPGVDGEPAAAPPPPPPQQVYEDEDGRQIPINRKMRRMQERETKKEAKDKSAGRKTRRGRDTKPASASASGSATPQPQPEGQGPTGAKRRVVAENGKVLVVDSVGAVFLEQEDEHGNVGEYLLDPNEIAKPTFKDTAVVRLPFWVYDLTIGRVFKKRTADDEFEEEIDEPTETEVVNDDEDSEPGRLTPSTGSAEDFELLEKSVDSLGQAKASGTQKAGGNKASKRKNKKR; encoded by the exons ATGAAATTCTCTGCTCTTTCCCTAGGCCTGTTGGCCCTCCTAACGCCGCTGAGTGCGGCATGGACCAAAGAAG ATCGCGAAATCTTCCGTGTCCGCGATGAACTCCTTGCGCATGAAGGTCCCGAAGTGACTTTTTACGATTTTCTTGGTGTCAAGAAGGGCGCAAGCCACGAGGACATCAACAAAGCCTACAAGAAGAAGTCAAGAGAGCTCCATCCCGACAAAGTCAGACAGCAGCTCCAGGCCCAGCGCAtcaaggccaacaaggagaaCGCCAAGAAGTCGGGAGGCAAGCCCGGTGTGCAGGTGACGAAGCAGCCTACCTCTCATGAGCTCAAGGTAGCCATCAAGCGCGCCTCAGAGCGCCAGGCTCGTCTTTCCATCGTTGCCGATGTCCTCCGCGGCCCTGGGCGTGACCGATATGACTACTTCCTCACCAATGGCTTCCCTACCTGGAAGGGCACCGAGTACTACTACAACCGCTATCGCCCCGGCCTTGGCACTGCTATCTTCggcgtcttcctcgtcgccggtggtggcgcgCATTATCTCGCCCTTTACATGAGCTGGAAGCGCCAACGCGAGTTTGTGGAGCGCTATATCACATTTGCGCGCCGTGCTGCTTGGGGCGACAACCTTGGCCTCAACATTCCTGGCGTTGATGGCGAGCCTGCCgccgctcctccccctccccctcctcaacaggtgtacgaagacgaagacggtCGCCAGATTCCCATCAACCGCAAGATGCGTCGCATGCAAGAGCGCGAGACAaagaaggaggccaaggataAGAGTGCCGGGCGCAAGACCCGCCGTGGACGTGACACCAAGCCCGCCTCGGCCTCTGCTTCCGGATCAGCGACTCCCCAGCCGCAGCCCGAGGGACAGGGTCCCACTGGAGCCAAAAGGCGTGTCGTTGCGGAGAATGGCAAGGTTCTCGTTGTTGACTCGGTGGGCGCCGTCTTCCTTGAACAGGAGGATGAGCATGGCAATGTGGGCGAGTACCTTTTGGAC CCCAATGAGATCGCCAAACCTACCTTCAAGGACACCGCCGTGGTTCGCCTGCCTTTCTGGGTTTATGATCTGACCATCGGACGTGTGTTTAAGAAGCGCACCGCGGATGACGAGTTTGAGGAAGAGATCGACGAGCCCACCGAGACCGAGGTCGTcaatgacgacgaggattcTGAGCCCGGAAGACTCACTCCCTCCACCGGCTCTGCCGAGGActttgagcttctcgagaagTCGGTCGACTCTCTGGGTCAGGCCAAGGCAAGCGGTACCCAGAAGGCGGGCGGCAACAAGGCAAGCAAGcgcaagaacaagaagaggtgA
- a CDS encoding hypothetical protein (EggNog:ENOG503P0U5; COG:O), which translates to MAAKAGRPPNYYAILEVPETASTTQIRDAYKRAALKTHPDRIPADHPDRPERTRKFQLVNDAYYTLSDPTRRREYDAQRKLFSGPSSSRPTPGGFDPFADAEESASDQQQQGQQPNFYSWAWNFFTNQSQGAKNQHNQEESRQQAENEQFADVFEEMLREEGMADPSHNNRPTGKFWGTLGGISGGALGFIMANVPGMVAGAVAGNRLGAVRDAKGKSVYAVFQELPQADRARLLSQLAAKVLSHTVGI; encoded by the exons ATGGCAGCAAAAGCCGGCCGGCCTCCCAACTACT ATGCCATCCTCGAGGTCCCAGAaaccgcctccaccacccagaTCCGCGATGCCTATAAACG CGCTGCCTTAAAAACCCACCCCGACCGCATCCCGGCCGACCACCCTGACCGTCCCGAACGAACCCGCAAATTCCAGCTCGTCAACGACGCATACTACACCCTCTCCGATCCCACCCGCCGCCGCGAATACGACGCCCAGCGCAAACTCTTCTCCggccccagctcctcccgCCCCACGCCCGGCGGCTTCGACCCCTTCGCCGACGCCGAAGAGTCCGCTTCCgaccagcaacagcaaggaCAGCAGCCCAACTTCTACTCCTGGGCCTGgaacttcttcaccaaccaaaGCCAGGGCGCCAAAAACCAGCACAACCAGGAAGAATCCCGCCAGCAAGCTGAGAATGAGCAGTTCGCCGATGTCTTCGAAGAGATGCTCCGGGAGGAGGGCATGGCCGACCCGTCGCACAACAACAGGCCGACGGGCAAGTTTTGGGGCACGCTGGGCGGTATCAGTGGTGGCGCGCTAGGGTTTATTATGGCCAATGTACCTGGTatggttgctggtgctgtggCTGGCAACAGGCTCGGCGCGGTGAGGGATGCCAAGGGGAAGAGTGTGTATGCGGTCTTTCAG GAACTGCCACAGGCGGATCGGGCAAGGCTTCTTAGTCAGTTAGCCGCGAAGGTGTTGAGCCATACGGTGGGGATTTGA
- a CDS encoding hypothetical protein (EggNog:ENOG503P2U3): MTTPPLLHLIPNAWKAPPTSKQSSSPTMAAVYQDIYSEDELSMLLARQLNFNNPLPAQPKQVPEPVAVAAPQPVQAPKIVYISQHYNHSAAHLAKQKEQQQQQQETPARPSSEPPQSEHAAIERVLREYSVDSTNLSPAQFHLFKTVDDPQRMHLIELWRACPPPPQHPSDVDYNSTTSLDQEEALARMRWEQAQQDEMEAELQAQLEHEYQIQMEEQRQQQQRQRQQEMIISLDGTPLTPVQVGDGRWIQTTAEYGDMEPYMATGYQEELARREYEESARRALLLAEPYEKDMMSGPYSQFGPALVQPGDVIGTGTGGSSEAKRATDPVYKSVGVDWATIRRREEEYQMSMSEQYGRLMLARGVEDEEDEEML; encoded by the exons ATGACGACCCCTCCACTGCTTCATCTGATCCCGAATGCCTGGAAAGCCCCACCG ACTTCAAAAcaatcatcatctccaacaaTGGCGGCAGTATACCAAGACATCTACTCTGAAGACGAGCTCTCCATGCTCCTAGCTCGTCAGTTGAACTTCAACAATCCCTTACCAGCACAACCGAAGCAAGTTCCAGAACCCGTGGCCGTCGCAGCGCCACAACCAGTCCAGGCTCCGAAGATAGTCTACATCTCCCAGCACTACAACCACTCGGCAGCCCACCTGGCCAAACAAAAggagcaacagcaacaacaacaagaaaccCCAGCCCGACCCTCCTCGGAGCCCCCCCAAAGCGAACACGCGGCCATCGAGCGTGTCCTCCGTGAATACTCGGTCGATtcaaccaacctctcccccgcccaGTTCCACCTCTTCAAAACCGTCGACGACCCCCAACGCATGCACTTGATCGAACTCTGGCGCGCctgccccccacccccccaacacccctccgATGTAGACTacaactccaccacctccctagACCAGGAAGAAGCACTCGCTCGAATGCGCTGGGAGCAGGCCCAGCAAGACGAAATGGAAGCCGAACTCCAGGCTCAGCTCGAGCACGAGTACCAGATCCAAATGGAGGagcaacggcagcaacaacaaaggCAGCGACAGCAGGAAATGATCATCTCGTTGGATGGGACCCCCTTGACGCCAGTTCAGGTGGGAGATGGTAGGTGGATCCAGACGACGGCAGAGTATGGGGATATGGAACCTTACATGGCGACTGGGTATCAAGAGGAGCTGGCGAGACGTGAGTATGAAGAATCTGCTAGGCGGGCGCTACTTTTGGCTGAGCCATATGAAAAGGACATGATGAGCGGGCCGTACAGCCAGTTTGGGCCTGCGCTCGTCCAACCAGGGGATGTCATCGGTACTGGGACGGGTGGTAGTAGCGAGGCTAAGAGGGCGACGGACCCGGTGTACAAGTCCGTCGGGGTGGACTGGGCGACAattcggaggagggaggaggagtaccAGATGAGCATGTCGGAGCAGtatgggaggttgatgttggctaggggggtggaggatgaggaggatgaggagatgttGTGA